The following coding sequences are from one Mycobacterium bourgelatii window:
- the crcB gene encoding fluoride efflux transporter CrcB, whose amino-acid sequence MTATLTTALVWLGVMVIGGIGSVSRFLVDRAVARRMARPFPYGTLTVNITGAALLGFLGALALPKDVALLAGTAFVGAYTTFSTWMLETQRLGEERQLLPAFANIAVSVVLGLAAALLGQWIAGLV is encoded by the coding sequence ATGACAGCGACGCTCACGACGGCTCTGGTTTGGCTGGGCGTCATGGTCATCGGCGGCATTGGGTCCGTGTCGCGGTTCCTGGTCGACCGCGCGGTGGCCCGCCGCATGGCCAGGCCGTTCCCCTACGGCACCCTGACGGTGAACATCACCGGCGCCGCACTCCTGGGATTCCTCGGCGCGCTGGCGCTGCCCAAGGACGTGGCCCTACTGGCCGGCACCGCGTTCGTCGGCGCCTACACCACCTTCTCGACCTGGATGTTGGAAACCCAACGACTGGGCGAGGAACGTCAACTCTTGCCGGCGTTCGCCAATATCGCCGTCAGCGTGGTGCTCGGCCTGGCCGCCGCGCTGCTGGGGCAATGGATCGCGGGGCTCGTATGA
- a CDS encoding methyltransferase domain-containing protein produces the protein MTELDRINRLTFAHQPTLRWLNAATCGLPAGAWISVCDVAFGYGDLLRAIARWADARGLRAQLYGIDLNPRSAAAARAATPPDMPIRYLTGDVFNHRPDAPYDFVVSSQFTHHLSDDQVVRFLRWIDTYAELGWHITDLHRRVLPYYGFPVLARLLGLHSITRTDGAISIARSFRRGEWQAFANIAGVKAEITRAPGFRLCVRSS, from the coding sequence TTGACCGAGCTCGACCGCATTAACCGGCTGACGTTCGCGCACCAGCCGACGCTTCGCTGGCTCAACGCTGCGACCTGCGGCCTGCCTGCCGGCGCGTGGATCTCGGTCTGTGATGTCGCGTTCGGCTACGGCGACCTGTTGCGCGCGATCGCCCGCTGGGCTGACGCTCGCGGACTGCGGGCCCAGTTGTACGGAATCGACCTAAACCCGCGCAGCGCCGCAGCAGCGCGGGCTGCCACGCCGCCCGACATGCCTATCCGCTACCTAACCGGCGACGTGTTCAACCACAGACCTGACGCTCCATACGATTTCGTCGTCAGCTCGCAATTCACGCACCATCTGAGCGACGACCAGGTTGTCCGGTTCCTGCGCTGGATCGACACTTACGCCGAGCTGGGCTGGCATATCACCGATCTGCACCGGCGCGTGTTGCCGTACTACGGGTTTCCGGTCCTGGCGCGACTGCTCGGCCTGCACAGCATCACGCGCACCGACGGGGCAATCTCGATCGCGCGCAGCTTCCGGCGTGGCGAATGGCAGGCGTTCGCGAACATTGCCGGCGTGAAGGCCGAGATCACCCGCGCGCCCGGTTTCCGGCTATGCGTCAGGAGCAGCTAA
- a CDS encoding DUF488 domain-containing protein: MTAESRVRVARIYDEPDPDDGQRVLIDRIWPRGIRKDDPRVGIWCKDVAPSKELREWYHHHLDKFDEFASRYGAELEGNPALDELRALVQRGVVTLVTAGRQAHASHATVLADVLNR; encoded by the coding sequence ATGACGGCAGAGAGTCGGGTGCGGGTCGCCCGGATCTACGACGAGCCGGATCCCGATGACGGTCAACGGGTGCTGATCGATCGCATCTGGCCGCGCGGCATCCGCAAGGATGACCCGCGGGTGGGCATCTGGTGCAAAGACGTCGCACCGTCCAAGGAACTGCGCGAGTGGTATCACCACCACCTGGACAAATTCGACGAATTCGCTTCGCGCTACGGGGCGGAGCTGGAGGGCAACCCGGCGCTGGACGAACTGCGCGCGTTGGTACAGCGTGGGGTCGTGACCCTGGTGACGGCCGGTCGCCAGGCGCACGCCAGTCACGCGACCGTCCTGGCGGACGTGCTCAACAGGTAA
- a CDS encoding nitroreductase family deazaflavin-dependent oxidoreductase: MPKFALPNEAPSGLTSPATAKVIKYMSKAHVAVFKLTNGRIGNKWRVGAGFRNPVPTLLLEHRGRKSGKQFTTPLLYLEDGKDFVIVASQGGLPKNPQWYFNLVATPDTRIHVKGRPNLEVSAHVASPEERATLWPRLVELYPDFAKYQSWTEREIPVVILSPR; encoded by the coding sequence ATGCCGAAGTTCGCCCTGCCAAACGAGGCCCCGTCCGGACTGACGTCACCGGCCACGGCCAAGGTCATCAAGTACATGTCCAAGGCACACGTGGCGGTCTTCAAGCTGACCAACGGACGCATCGGCAACAAGTGGCGCGTGGGTGCCGGCTTCCGCAACCCGGTGCCGACGCTGCTGCTCGAACATCGCGGACGCAAGTCGGGCAAGCAGTTCACCACTCCCCTGCTGTATCTGGAGGACGGCAAGGACTTCGTCATCGTCGCTTCGCAAGGCGGTCTGCCGAAGAACCCGCAGTGGTACTTCAACCTGGTTGCCACCCCCGACACGCGAATCCATGTCAAGGGTCGGCCCAACCTGGAAGTCTCCGCGCACGTTGCCTCTCCTGAGGAGCGCGCGACCCTATGGCCCCGGTTGGTCGAGCTCTACCCCGACTTCGCCAAATACCAAAGCTGGACCGAACGCGAAATCCCCGTCGTCATCCTGTCCCCGCGTTGA
- a CDS encoding DUF190 domain-containing protein: MSEQSLKLTAYFGERQRTLGQPRRFLADSMLDLFGARGVATSVMLRGTTSFGPRGDLRDDQSLSLSEDPPVTVAAVDVESKIRPLVDDVMAMTDRGLVTLERARLITRDNGAAALDDLNGVTADAAKLTIYVGRQVRVAGTPAYHAICELLHRHQFAGATVLLGVDGTAYGERYRARFFGRNVNVPQMIIAVGSIQQVAAAATELAALLPQPLLTVERVRLCKRDGERFARPQELPPTDSQGRPLWQKLMVHTAETTLYEGRPIHRALIQHLMQNKTTRGATTLRGIWGFVGDHKPHGDKLFQLGRKVPAMTIIVDTPEAIARSFNIVDELTTRDGLVTSEMVPAAVSLDGSHRPVEPTLAQYDY; the protein is encoded by the coding sequence ATGAGCGAGCAGAGCTTGAAGCTGACCGCATACTTCGGCGAACGCCAGCGCACCCTAGGACAACCACGGCGCTTCCTCGCCGATTCGATGCTGGATCTCTTCGGCGCCCGGGGCGTCGCAACGAGCGTAATGTTGCGCGGCACCACAAGTTTCGGCCCCAGGGGCGATCTACGCGACGACCAATCGTTGAGCCTGTCCGAGGACCCACCGGTGACGGTCGCGGCCGTCGATGTGGAGTCGAAGATTCGGCCCCTGGTCGACGACGTGATGGCGATGACCGACCGCGGGCTGGTCACCCTCGAGCGTGCCCGACTGATCACCCGAGACAACGGCGCCGCCGCACTCGACGACCTCAACGGCGTGACCGCGGACGCCGCCAAGCTCACCATCTACGTCGGCCGCCAGGTGCGGGTCGCCGGGACTCCGGCCTACCACGCCATCTGCGAACTCCTGCACCGGCATCAATTCGCCGGGGCCACAGTGCTTCTCGGCGTCGATGGAACAGCATACGGCGAGCGTTACCGGGCCAGGTTCTTCGGCCGGAATGTCAACGTCCCGCAGATGATCATCGCTGTCGGATCGATTCAGCAGGTTGCTGCCGCCGCAACGGAACTCGCCGCACTACTGCCCCAGCCGCTGCTTACGGTGGAACGAGTGCGACTATGCAAACGCGACGGCGAGCGGTTCGCCCGACCGCAAGAGCTGCCGCCCACCGATAGCCAGGGACGCCCCCTTTGGCAGAAGCTGATGGTGCACACCGCAGAAACCACGCTCTATGAGGGACGGCCCATCCACCGCGCGCTGATTCAGCACCTGATGCAGAACAAGACAACCCGCGGTGCGACGACGCTGCGCGGCATCTGGGGCTTCGTCGGTGACCATAAGCCGCACGGCGACAAGCTATTTCAGCTGGGTCGCAAGGTTCCGGCGATGACCATCATCGTCGACACCCCCGAAGCAATCGCACGCAGCTTCAACATCGTCGACGAACTGACCACCCGCGACGGACTGGTGACCAGCGAAATGGTTCCCGCGGCGGTTTCCCTGGACGGGTCGCACCGACCAGTCGAACCCACCCTCGCGCAATACGACTACTGA
- a CDS encoding TetR family transcriptional regulator: MVSAEVKAEVKSGAAADQRQDRLLDIVVEILETQGYDAVQLREVARRARTSLATIYKRYPTRDSLIVAALERWMDENRFAGLATQTHEPNESIYDGLMRVFRTIFEPWERHPDMLRAYHRARSAPGGHRLVDRGLDAVIPATMAVLADAEADLVEELPPIVSNLAYGLVARFTAGEIDITEILPILDRALFRLTVNAGTG; encoded by the coding sequence GTGGTCAGTGCCGAAGTAAAGGCCGAAGTAAAGTCCGGCGCCGCCGCAGACCAGCGGCAGGATCGCCTCCTCGACATCGTCGTGGAAATCCTGGAAACGCAGGGTTACGACGCCGTGCAGCTGCGCGAGGTCGCCCGTCGTGCCCGGACATCGTTGGCGACCATCTACAAGCGCTATCCGACCCGGGATTCGCTGATCGTGGCCGCCCTCGAGCGGTGGATGGACGAGAACCGCTTCGCCGGTTTGGCCACGCAGACCCACGAGCCGAACGAGTCGATCTACGACGGCCTGATGCGGGTGTTTCGGACCATCTTCGAACCGTGGGAGCGACATCCCGACATGCTCAGGGCATATCACCGCGCGCGGTCGGCCCCGGGCGGCCATAGGCTGGTCGACCGCGGCCTAGACGCCGTCATACCCGCCACGATGGCGGTGCTCGCCGACGCTGAGGCCGACCTGGTCGAGGAACTGCCCCCGATCGTTTCAAACCTCGCATACGGCCTGGTGGCGCGCTTTACCGCCGGCGAGATCGACATCACCGAAATACTGCCGATCCTGGATCGCGCGTTGTTTCGGCTGACGGTCAACGCGGGGACAGGATGA
- a CDS encoding tyrosine-type recombinase/integrase yields METTKSTKTGRVPSAKTLKNRHGYLSGALGAAVSKGLIPANPAAGRRLPRATTEADDDELRMLSRDEFDRLVAAMIPEYGPLVNFLVASGFRWGEAVAVKPSDIDRETCTVKVRRSWKYSSSGYTIGPPKTKRSRRTINVPADVLDQLDYTDEDAWVFRNALGGPVRYPAFRTIWDRAVAKPSWTHRPRRTICGTHAHPG; encoded by the coding sequence ATGGAGACCACCAAGTCGACCAAGACAGGCCGCGTGCCGAGTGCCAAGACGTTGAAGAATCGGCACGGCTATCTGTCCGGTGCCCTGGGTGCTGCGGTGAGCAAGGGCTTGATTCCGGCCAATCCGGCTGCGGGTCGGCGGTTGCCAAGGGCTACCACCGAAGCCGACGATGACGAGCTGAGAATGCTGTCGCGCGACGAGTTCGACCGCCTGGTTGCTGCCATGATCCCCGAGTACGGGCCGTTAGTGAACTTCCTGGTGGCGAGCGGGTTCCGCTGGGGTGAGGCGGTGGCGGTCAAGCCGTCCGACATTGACCGGGAGACCTGCACCGTCAAGGTGCGGCGCAGCTGGAAATACTCGTCGTCGGGCTACACCATCGGTCCACCCAAGACGAAGCGCAGTCGGCGGACCATCAACGTTCCGGCGGACGTGCTGGACCAACTGGACTACACCGACGAGGACGCCTGGGTGTTCCGCAACGCGCTGGGCGGACCGGTGCGGTATCCGGCTTTTCGGACAATCTGGGACCGGGCAGTGGCCAAGCCAAGCTGGACCCACCGCCCACGCCGCACGATCTGCGGCACACATGCGCATCCTGGCTGA
- the pgm gene encoding phosphoglucomutase (alpha-D-glucose-1,6-bisphosphate-dependent) produces the protein MAHPRAGQPAQPEDLVDLPHLVTAYYSVTPDPDDVAQQVAFGTSGHRGSALNGAFNEAHILAITQAIVEYRAAQGTTGPLFIGRDTHGLSEPAWVSALEVLAANDVVVVVDSRDRYTPTPAISHAILTYNRGRTDALADGIVVTPSHNPPSDGGFKYNPPHGGPAGSDATGAIARRANEILRAGLDSAVQRVPFARALAAAERHDYLGTYVDDLPHVVDLAAIRSADVRIGADPLGGASVDYWGAIAERHGLDLTVVNPLVDATWRFMTLDHDGKIRMDCSSPDAMASLIANRDHYQIATGNDADSDRHGIVTPDEGLLNPNHYLAVAIDYLYTHRPSWPADVGVGKTAVSSSIIDRVVAGIDRSLVEVPVGFKWFVDGLIGGTIGFGGEESAGASFLRQDGSVWTTDKDGIILALLASEILAVTGKTPSQRYQELAATYGAPTYARVDAPADREQKARLGRLSAEEVTATEMAGEPIVAKLTTAPGNGAPLGGLKVTTANAWFAARPSGTEDVYKIYAESFLGPEHLGEVQKTAREVVNQAIG, from the coding sequence ATGGCCCACCCGCGCGCCGGACAACCGGCTCAGCCCGAAGACCTTGTAGACCTGCCGCACCTGGTGACGGCGTATTACTCGGTGACGCCCGATCCCGACGACGTCGCCCAGCAGGTGGCGTTCGGCACGTCGGGGCATCGTGGCTCCGCGCTGAACGGAGCGTTCAACGAGGCCCACATTCTGGCCATCACCCAGGCCATAGTCGAATATCGCGCGGCCCAGGGCACCACCGGACCGTTGTTCATCGGCCGTGACACGCACGGTCTTTCGGAGCCCGCTTGGGTGTCGGCCCTGGAGGTGCTCGCGGCCAACGACGTGGTGGTCGTCGTCGACTCGCGCGACCGGTACACGCCGACGCCGGCGATCAGCCACGCCATCCTGACCTACAACCGCGGCCGCACCGACGCGTTGGCTGACGGGATCGTGGTGACCCCGTCGCACAATCCGCCGTCCGACGGGGGCTTCAAATACAACCCTCCGCATGGGGGTCCGGCGGGCAGCGACGCGACGGGAGCGATCGCGCGGCGCGCCAACGAGATTCTTCGCGCGGGTCTCGACTCGGCAGTGCAGCGCGTTCCGTTCGCGCGTGCGCTGGCGGCCGCCGAGCGTCACGACTATCTGGGCACCTACGTCGACGACCTTCCCCACGTCGTGGATCTTGCGGCCATCCGGTCCGCCGACGTTCGAATAGGTGCCGATCCGCTGGGCGGTGCCAGTGTGGATTACTGGGGTGCTATCGCCGAGCGGCATGGGCTGGATCTGACCGTGGTCAACCCGCTCGTCGACGCGACGTGGCGGTTCATGACGCTCGACCACGACGGCAAAATCCGGATGGACTGCAGTTCGCCGGACGCGATGGCCTCGCTGATCGCCAACAGGGATCACTATCAGATCGCCACCGGCAATGACGCCGACTCTGACCGGCACGGCATCGTCACCCCGGACGAGGGACTGCTGAATCCGAACCACTACCTGGCGGTGGCCATCGATTATCTCTACACGCACCGGCCATCGTGGCCCGCCGATGTCGGCGTCGGGAAGACCGCGGTCAGTTCGTCCATCATCGACCGGGTGGTCGCCGGAATTGACCGTTCGCTGGTGGAAGTGCCGGTCGGGTTCAAGTGGTTCGTCGACGGGTTGATCGGCGGCACGATCGGTTTCGGCGGCGAGGAGTCGGCGGGCGCGTCGTTCCTGCGCCAGGATGGCTCGGTGTGGACCACGGACAAGGACGGCATCATCCTTGCGCTGCTGGCCTCCGAGATCCTGGCGGTCACCGGCAAGACACCGTCGCAGCGGTACCAAGAGCTGGCTGCGACCTATGGTGCGCCGACGTATGCGCGGGTGGATGCGCCGGCGGACCGCGAGCAGAAGGCACGCCTGGGACGGTTGTCGGCCGAGGAGGTCACCGCGACCGAAATGGCTGGTGAGCCGATTGTGGCGAAGTTGACCACTGCGCCGGGCAACGGTGCCCCGCTCGGCGGACTGAAGGTGACGACGGCCAATGCGTGGTTCGCTGCGCGCCCGTCGGGCACCGAGGACGTCTACAAGATCTATGCCGAGTCGTTCCTCGGGCCCGAGCACCTGGGCGAGGTGCAGAAGACGGCACGGGAAGTGGTCAACCAGGCGATCGGGTAG
- a CDS encoding HpcH/HpaI aldolase/citrate lyase family protein has product MYDQVNTASAADHTEVGSRIDPVLARSWLLVNGAHADRFESAERSRADIVVLDIEDAVAPKDKDAAREHVVRWLSDGHSDWVRINGFGTPWWAKDIAQLADTGVGGVMLAMVESVDHVTETARRLPNVPIVALVETARGLERITEIAAAKGTFRLAFGIGDFRRDTGFGEDPTTLAYARSRFTIAAKAAGLPSAIDGPTIGSNPLKLIEATAVSVEFGMTGKICLSPDQCAVVNEGLSPSQDEIGWAKEFFAEFERDGGEIRNGSDLPRIARATKILELARSYGVEASEFEDERVHAPAPTDTYHY; this is encoded by the coding sequence ATGTATGACCAGGTCAACACCGCCAGCGCGGCAGACCACACGGAAGTCGGTTCGCGCATCGATCCGGTGCTGGCTCGTAGCTGGTTGTTGGTCAATGGTGCGCACGCCGATCGGTTCGAATCGGCGGAGCGTTCCCGCGCCGACATCGTGGTCCTCGACATCGAAGACGCCGTAGCGCCCAAGGACAAGGACGCCGCGCGCGAACACGTCGTGCGCTGGTTGAGCGACGGACACAGCGACTGGGTTCGGATCAACGGGTTCGGCACCCCGTGGTGGGCAAAAGACATCGCCCAACTGGCGGATACCGGGGTGGGCGGGGTGATGCTGGCGATGGTCGAGTCGGTGGACCACGTCACCGAGACGGCCAGGCGGCTGCCCAACGTGCCGATCGTGGCGTTGGTGGAAACGGCCCGGGGGCTGGAGCGCATCACCGAAATCGCCGCTGCCAAAGGCACTTTCCGTCTGGCGTTCGGTATCGGCGACTTCCGGCGAGACACCGGCTTCGGTGAAGATCCCACCACGCTGGCCTACGCACGGTCGCGATTCACCATCGCGGCAAAGGCCGCCGGGTTGCCGAGCGCGATCGACGGTCCGACCATCGGATCCAATCCGCTCAAGCTCATCGAGGCGACCGCGGTGTCCGTCGAGTTCGGGATGACCGGCAAGATCTGCCTGTCGCCGGACCAGTGCGCGGTGGTGAACGAGGGGCTGTCCCCGTCTCAGGACGAAATCGGCTGGGCCAAAGAGTTTTTCGCAGAATTCGAACGCGACGGAGGGGAGATCCGCAACGGATCGGATCTGCCACGCATCGCCAGGGCCACCAAGATCTTGGAATTGGCTCGCTCGTACGGCGTCGAGGCCTCGGAATTCGAAGACGAACGGGTGCACGCGCCCGCGCCGACGGACACTTACCACTACTAG
- the crcB gene encoding fluoride efflux transporter CrcB, with the protein MARRDYRELAAIFAGGAIGAVTRAALAELTAPDPARWPWPTFTVNIVGAFLLGYFTTRLLERLPLSSYRRPALGTGLCGGLTTFSTMQVETVRMIEHGHWALAFSYTVVSIALGLLAAHLATTMVRRVRVRG; encoded by the coding sequence GTGGCACGCCGTGACTACCGGGAGTTGGCAGCGATTTTCGCCGGCGGAGCCATAGGGGCTGTCACCCGCGCCGCCCTCGCCGAACTCACCGCGCCCGACCCGGCACGGTGGCCGTGGCCCACCTTCACCGTCAACATCGTGGGGGCCTTCCTGCTGGGCTACTTCACCACTCGGTTGCTGGAACGCCTGCCGTTGTCCAGCTACCGACGCCCGGCGCTCGGCACCGGACTGTGCGGCGGACTCACCACCTTCTCGACGATGCAGGTGGAGACCGTCAGGATGATCGAACACGGCCACTGGGCGCTAGCCTTCTCCTACACCGTCGTGAGCATCGCGCTAGGACTGCTGGCGGCACACCTTGCCACGACCATGGTGCGCCGGGTACGGGTGCGCGGATGA
- a CDS encoding DUF2742 domain-containing protein has translation MNPTLARSVNWSAVNEFVQPHLDRVGGYFPTVGSPEWCALADDDPAKIAAVLNAGQHWALHLELAQQARCDASKAISAAEDWGTVSRQIQQRREFYAEKPWLRRSA, from the coding sequence ATGAATCCGACCTTGGCGCGGTCCGTCAACTGGTCCGCTGTCAACGAGTTTGTGCAGCCACACCTAGATCGTGTCGGCGGTTATTTCCCAACAGTTGGGTCGCCCGAGTGGTGCGCGTTAGCGGATGACGATCCGGCGAAGATCGCGGCGGTGCTTAACGCTGGTCAGCACTGGGCATTGCATCTGGAGCTTGCCCAGCAAGCCAGATGTGATGCCAGTAAGGCGATTTCGGCTGCCGAGGATTGGGGCACGGTGAGCCGACAGATTCAGCAACGCCGTGAGTTCTACGCCGAGAAGCCGTGGTTGCGGAGGTCGGCATGA
- a CDS encoding cytochrome P450: MTIAPDAPQTDVYYDPYDVNITANPYPTFARLREEAPLYYNERYDFWAISRYADVEKALSDWETFSNSRSDILELIKSKFDMPPGVMMFEDPPTHTRLRGVMGRVFTPRRMAAIEDQIRRYCVKCLDPLVGSDGFDIIAELAAMMPMRVIGMLLGIPEEEQIEVRDANDANLRTRPGAPMKVADPDAIADGRIYADYVEWRAKNPSDDLMTALLNVEFEDEHGVTRKLTRKEVLHYTQVVAGAGNETTGRLIGWLAKVLAEHPDQRREIAQDRSLLNRAVDETLRFEPTGPHVGRYTLRDWEAYGTTVPAGSAVLLLFGAANRDPARYEDPDTFNIHRNNISHLTFGKGVHYCLGANLARLEGRVALDELLNRWPEWGIDYDSLKLAPTSTVRGWERLRITA, translated from the coding sequence ATGACGATCGCACCCGACGCACCACAAACCGACGTCTACTACGACCCCTACGACGTCAACATCACCGCCAACCCCTATCCCACTTTCGCGCGCCTGCGCGAAGAGGCGCCGCTGTATTACAACGAGCGCTACGACTTCTGGGCGATATCGCGGTACGCCGACGTGGAGAAGGCGCTGTCGGATTGGGAGACGTTCTCCAACAGTCGAAGTGACATCCTCGAACTGATCAAGTCGAAGTTCGACATGCCCCCCGGGGTGATGATGTTCGAGGACCCGCCGACCCACACCAGGCTGCGCGGGGTGATGGGACGCGTCTTCACGCCACGCCGAATGGCCGCCATCGAAGACCAGATTCGGCGTTACTGCGTCAAATGCCTTGACCCGCTGGTTGGTTCGGACGGGTTCGACATCATCGCCGAACTCGCCGCGATGATGCCGATGCGCGTCATCGGCATGCTGCTCGGCATTCCCGAAGAAGAACAGATCGAGGTGCGCGACGCCAACGATGCCAACCTACGCACCCGCCCCGGCGCACCGATGAAGGTCGCCGACCCCGACGCCATCGCCGACGGCCGGATCTACGCCGACTACGTCGAATGGCGGGCCAAGAACCCCTCCGACGACCTGATGACCGCACTGCTCAACGTCGAGTTCGAAGACGAGCACGGCGTGACGAGAAAGCTGACGCGCAAAGAGGTTCTGCACTACACCCAGGTCGTGGCCGGTGCGGGCAACGAGACCACGGGCCGACTGATCGGCTGGCTGGCCAAGGTGCTCGCCGAACATCCCGACCAGCGCCGCGAGATCGCGCAGGACCGCTCGTTGCTGAACCGCGCGGTCGACGAGACCTTGCGCTTCGAGCCGACGGGCCCGCACGTCGGGCGCTACACCCTTCGCGACTGGGAGGCCTATGGGACCACGGTGCCGGCCGGCAGCGCCGTGTTGCTGCTGTTCGGTGCCGCCAACCGAGACCCGGCGCGATACGAGGATCCTGACACGTTCAACATCCACCGCAACAACATTTCGCACCTGACGTTCGGCAAGGGCGTGCACTACTGCCTCGGCGCCAACCTCGCCCGCCTCGAAGGGCGGGTAGCGCTCGACGAGTTGCTCAACCGGTGGCCCGAATGGGGTATCGACTACGACAGCCTCAAGCTCGCGCCAACGTCAACCGTGCGCGGGTGGGAGCGGCTCCGCATCACGGCATAG
- a CDS encoding NUMOD4 motif-containing HNH endonuclease, whose protein sequence is MGHGAHQEREIPMNVSAVYELWADVPGYAGIYQASSHGRIRSLDRLINHPNGPTRLRGRPLRPRLHLGYPHVNLWRDGRGTAVAVHQIVALTFLGPCPDGQEVLHWNDVRDDCRLTNLRYGTRKQNMADAVRNGRKLGRPTRRGAAA, encoded by the coding sequence ATGGGTCATGGGGCGCACCAAGAAAGGGAAATCCCCATGAACGTGTCTGCTGTATATGAACTTTGGGCTGACGTTCCGGGCTACGCCGGAATTTACCAAGCATCCAGCCATGGCCGAATAAGGTCTCTGGATCGCTTGATAAACCATCCCAATGGTCCAACGCGGTTGCGTGGCAGGCCCCTTCGCCCGCGTCTGCACCTCGGCTATCCGCACGTAAATTTGTGGCGGGACGGTAGGGGCACAGCGGTTGCCGTGCACCAGATTGTTGCTTTGACCTTTCTAGGTCCATGCCCTGATGGCCAAGAAGTATTGCACTGGAACGATGTTCGAGACGATTGCAGACTTACCAACCTGCGCTACGGCACTCGCAAGCAGAACATGGCCGATGCTGTGCGAAACGGGCGCAAGCTAGGCCGTCCCACACGCCGGGGGGCTGCGGCATGA
- a CDS encoding AbiTii domain-containing protein, which produces MSRLEKIVDAATSSATPIAELLRMTKVIAARMETPPLIDWVEYELGGYPEDAVIPDYRGPFPTHVLSVWSGPMSSVLTNVPIPSSAVPQGLRDAGAFEVDFRQSVSELARLAQQEEMLPYGWGPDVVGLLNGDMMRGELPNLQGIAPLHGIVSASRQVSPAVIGSVLDNVRTRVLDLALEFEKVAPDAGEPGAKPADQTTINHITTIIYGHDNTVAVQGSAVGQHVTVQAGDLDSLTKALSQLGLRTEDVAELKHAIQDDEADEDTPKGQQGGASRSS; this is translated from the coding sequence GTGTCAAGGCTCGAGAAGATTGTTGACGCCGCTACGTCCAGCGCGACACCGATTGCTGAACTGCTGCGCATGACGAAGGTCATCGCGGCGCGAATGGAGACACCGCCATTAATTGATTGGGTCGAGTACGAGCTTGGCGGCTACCCAGAAGACGCGGTGATTCCTGACTATCGTGGACCGTTCCCAACCCACGTGCTTAGCGTTTGGTCGGGACCGATGAGTTCAGTGCTCACCAACGTTCCGATCCCATCGTCGGCTGTGCCGCAGGGGTTGCGGGATGCCGGTGCCTTTGAAGTCGATTTCCGCCAGTCGGTCAGCGAGTTGGCGCGGTTAGCCCAGCAAGAAGAAATGCTGCCGTACGGGTGGGGTCCAGACGTGGTAGGACTTCTCAACGGCGACATGATGAGAGGTGAACTCCCAAACCTGCAGGGGATCGCACCCCTGCACGGCATCGTTTCAGCTTCCAGGCAGGTATCCCCGGCAGTAATCGGCTCTGTACTTGATAACGTCCGGACCCGCGTCCTCGACCTGGCGTTGGAGTTCGAAAAGGTTGCACCCGACGCCGGAGAGCCGGGAGCAAAACCGGCAGACCAGACCACAATTAACCACATCACCACCATCATCTACGGCCATGACAACACTGTGGCGGTCCAAGGCTCTGCCGTGGGTCAGCACGTGACAGTGCAAGCTGGCGACCTCGACAGCCTGACCAAGGCCCTTAGTCAATTAGGTTTGCGGACTGAGGATGTCGCCGAACTCAAGCATGCGATTCAGGATGACGAAGCCGACGAGGACACACCCAAAGGCCAACAGGGGGGCGCGTCAAGAAGTTCCTAG